A window of Sebastes umbrosus isolate fSebUmb1 chromosome 6, fSebUmb1.pri, whole genome shotgun sequence genomic DNA:
TTAGGCTGACATCTGGGGCTAATATTGGACCAGCCATGTTagaggctctgtgaggctgaatGTTGGCActgtggtgctttgagctaaatgctaacatcagcatgctggCATGTTtccaatgacaatgctaacacaCTACTATTTCAACCTGAAgctgtataaatagcacaacattttaaggatattccgcgtgtcatgataacgcattttagacttttcatgtgtcatttaatGCCAAGGCGTTACCGTGAAACGATTACGGTTATATtctggcaacaaaactacaataaaggccgcaattaggtttaggcaacaaaaaacacttagttagagttaggaaaaacattaacatagggcttaaaataataatgttaactaagtaaaatacgtacagaaacaacgtaaaataagtacaggaaacacatcacaaaccggccggtctcctggttgaaaatcctgtgtttgttggaccatccAACTCCACTCCCACCTGCCCACCatgagcagtctttctcaccttttattctacgtcactagctctgagcgtagcatattcacgttgatgcatttacattgcagtcagtacagactgcGTGGCGTAAAAAATGACACGCCCAGAGCAACGAAGGCGTTGTTATTGTACACGAAATGATTTACAAATTACTGAgtcattcatacaccatttggtgagaccgggctgaaTATTTAGCAGGAATAATGTAAATCATCTTAGTTTTGAATGCTAGCATGCTaccatttgctaattagcactaaacacaaacaagatgtcattagttttgcaggtattggacaaatgaaaaaaacaacctgctggtggcgctagaggaaaagtcagaggatcacgtGAGTCATTAGGCGACATCGTCTGCAGTCTATAAAATTTCATGGCATTCCATCCACTtgttgttgacatatttcagtttggagttggaccaaagtggtggaccgaccgaccAACAAACCAACTTTATCGTCCCTATAGAGCCACGCTGGTAGCATGGCTTAAAATCTGCATGCTTTGATTACAGACATTGATACCATAATGTTAATAACAGAATACTCTGATCCATTCTGTCTAACCAAGGTTACTGAAGGGTTACTCCAGCAGTTcggtattgcacttccataaagttgtgGGTCTCGCAAgagacaaataaaagaaaaaggtcAAAATGAATCTGGTAAAGGCCGAGATATCAAATGCCACAAacgctggatcctacatttcccaaaaCACAGCTCAATCATGTCTCTTTGTTAGATCATTCCTGCTTGGTAAATGAAGCTAAGTTAACCCTAATGACATCATCTTGGGTCAATATCTCCGGCTTTACAAAGCTCTTTTTGAGACATATTAACTGTTTTCACTTTGTACTTTAGAAACTTATCTTGATGTGTTAAATTGTTGGCGTGCACTTTTAATGGTTAAACAACAAAAGTGAACTCATTAATTTAACAGCTGTAAAAAGGTTCCCTCTCCGGCTTCAAACCGAAATGTGTTTGTGggataaataaacatgaacaaacCACCTGCTTGTGTTCTTATTCGAGGGGTGACGTGAGGATTGAGGTGTTGTAGCAGGACTTTGTAAACCCGTTTTGTGAGGGGAGTAAATAACTTCTGAACACTTTACAACCCATCTGCCCAGGGTGGTGAGAGGCAGCCTGTGTACGTTCTCTGCCACTAAATTCTCTGTTATCCTCCGcagttctttctctctttcactgtCTATCAAAAACAAATCTATTCCTCTGCTGTGTGTTATTGCTCTGTCTCTTCTCCGAGCCGATACTGTGAGCCTGCTATCACGTCTATGTCACAGTCGCTCCTTTTCCAGTCCTGGAGAAAACGTCTGCTGCTGGGCTGACCggctggatttaaaaaaaatatttggctTGAGTAAACATAAACTGACACCAACCTTTATTACGCATGTCTCCAAAGGATACGAGCGTTTAGTGTCACACCTCATTCAACATCAAGCTGTGCCTCATTCAAAAGCTGTAGCTCCCTGGCACATTCGCAGTGAACACCCTCAGACGCGAGCTTTCTTCaggcctctctctttctccctgagTCTTACTTTGAAGTTCTCTCCTCATGGAAAAGGCTTTGCACTGTCAAGAGGGATTTGCATATATGATGAGAATAATTGCCTGTCTGAAATTCGATGCttcttttgggggaaaaaaggggGGCTCTTTCTTCTTTAGCGGgtggcaaataaaaaaagaaaagcaagccACTAAAAATAACCTACCCACACCTTTTCCCCACCACCCTCCATCTCCTTTGGCGGTCCTCTTTTAGGTTCTCCCCCATGGTTTTCCTCTACCTCAGTACTGTCATCCCGTCCATTTGGTTCCTGGAGCTGAGCCTGCTGCAGTCCAAGCTGCCTGTCAACAATTCCTCGGGCCCTGAGCTTCGTTTGCTGGCTGGCATCCCGATCACAGCGGTAGGCGTCCCACCACAAAACTGCCCTCCCCGCCTCACCCTCCACGCAGCCACATTAAAGCAACACCTGATATCAGATAAGATTTAAATCTAGCAAGGGGGGCGGATAAACTATTAGTTGCAGGAAATGTTGTAATAGACACACAGAGATGAAGTCCAGATAGGCTCCTGCTTGAAAAACTCTCAGATCTCTCCCCTTCTGGGGTGGTTTTAGTGCAGCTTCTTTCATGTAGGATTTGGGAACTTTTTTGCCCCTTGGCTGTGCTCGAGGCTGGGTGGCAGCTTTTCAAACTTGAATACGTAGTGTTTCGGGAACGTTGTGAAATGTCAAGGGGTGCTGTCGGGATAAACTCAATGAACCCTGACACAATGAGGAGCTGACTCACAAGTTATATCGAGAACAGAGAGGAGACGCCGTGTTGAATGGATGATTGGATGGATGTGTTTCATAGATTACACATTTAACTTTTTCACATAAAAAGATATAATATTAAACATTGTATTCTCATCCAACGGTTCATATAATTACAAAAGGTTATCcctcatttttcgtgtgttttcttacgaatgtccagcgttaaatttccactccagtcttttcaaaataaacttccgctTGAAGGTAAAACTTGAAGgtaagaaaactacttagttacgtTTAGTAAAGATCATAGTTAAGTTACGACatacctcctccctacgcggtgttcgccgctctttatgcTTTCTCCTTCACAATCACCTAgcttacacacaaattgattttgtgggatatatacgtactacagtgcatttacttttggTAAAATATGCGGCAAAATATTCGTTATAATATCTTTATGGTATGAATGattgatcaaaaataattgtaatatCAGAGAAAATCAATGAGGATCCAAAGGAAATTCTCTGCTCTGtaacacaaactgtgaaaatgaCTTGTCGAACTTGACGACCGCTTTTGATGTAACCTCACGGTGCTATTTCCTCCTCCCAGGGCATCGTGGAGCTGGACCCAGAGAACTGGGTGGCTGGTCTGGAGCAGACCATGCTCATAGTGTTGGTTCTGGGTCGCTGGCTGATGCCCAAGGGGGACATGTCCCGCGACCAGCTCTCCCAGCTCCTCATGGTCTACGTGGGACTGGGTGCCGACATCCTGGACATCTTCGACACCTTCAAGGAACCCGAGGTCAAAACCAACCGAGCGGTCGTCATCATGGGCCTGGGCCTCTTCTCTTGGGCGCTCATGCAGTTCCCTCTGGTGCTGACCCAGACACAACTCCCAAAAGGTGAGCCTCCACAGAGGAGCATGGGTGCCATCTCCCGCTGCCCCGGTGCTCCGTCATCGTTCGCCTCCTGCTGCTCCAGTGAAGTGTGGAGCTTGTTGCTCACAGTGGGACTCCAAGACGGCCCGTTCCTGCTTTACCGGCTCTACCTCATGATCCAAGAGCAGGTGCTCAACCAGCTGATGATCTTCTTCACCTGCAAGAACATCCTCATCGTCCTCTTGGAGCTTTACAGGATCTTTGTGGTGCAGTGCGAGCAGCGGGTATCGGGGCTGGAGAGGTGTTCTGCTTTGGTGCTCCGGTGTCGAACCAAAAGggctggggaggaggaggaggaggaggaggaggaggaggaggaagcaggtggagaggagcagagctgtcatacagacacagagaggggtACTAAGAGGGAGGAAGATCAGAGAGGTGTCCAGGTATAGAAAAGCTCAAAATGCCGTGAGGCATGACTTTGGCCCTCGGGGGGCGAGGACGGCTTTCACACACCAAGAGAAAAGTCGAACCTATCTGCCATCTCTGCCAGCATATCAGCCTCGCTCAAGAGACAGTCTCAGCTCTCTGGAGGTTCAGTGACTAGAAATAGACCACAAGAGAAGAGAATAAGTCCCCACTGAAAACATCAGAGATGAATTTATGCAACCCCCTTTGATAAAACCCTTCCAAAGAGTCAGTCAGAGGAGGTTTCTACCCGCCGGAGAAAACCAGTTCTGCAAGTTTAACACGAACTGTCAATCTCAGTGATGTATGAGAGAATTAACCAGAAGAAGCTGAAACACAATCAGCTTTGTGCTTTCAGGtacaacacatttgttttaatcagcAACAGCTTGTGGTGATTTCATTATGTCGTGCATTTTTAATGAAATGATTGTCATGATGATGCCTTTGACAGGAGGAGACAATATTGAATTAATATGGCAAAGTAAGACGGTGACAACACATCTTGCTTAATTAATAAACCTTTTCTAATAAAGATGCTTCAGaaaagcaatgttttttttttattctgatcACCATGAGATGGCAGTGTTGCCAAGTCAACCACACAAATATCCAGTGTTTACTTGACTGGAACATGCATGCCAGTtacatagaaaaaaac
This region includes:
- the LOC119489192 gene encoding transmembrane protein 26, whose protein sequence is MCRLLNVLLALLSRFLFAVHGVVTVWRVVAVKEEPLYWLLLTGVALLGVEMAVTLKCTRNAEWKWFSPMVFLYLSTVIPSIWFLELSLLQSKLPVNNSSGPELRLLAGIPITAGIVELDPENWVAGLEQTMLIVLVLGRWLMPKGDMSRDQLSQLLMVYVGLGADILDIFDTFKEPEVKTNRAVVIMGLGLFSWALMQFPLVLTQTQLPKGEPPQRSMGAISRCPGAPSSFASCCSSEVWSLLLTVGLQDGPFLLYRLYLMIQEQVLNQLMIFFTCKNILIVLLELYRIFVVQCEQRVSGLERCSALVLRCRTKRTIRLLSNEGRDEAPPAFMDDPLCVSCTVLSRLGMKKSDGSEWQFNQRPFTGCPVSVSIKLLHFTWLAR